The following nucleotide sequence is from Magnetococcales bacterium.
CCGGTTTTTCAGACTGAGGACGATACCCATCGCTTTTACTCCCACGCCAAAACTGCGGAAAGACTCTGCATCTTCCATGCTGCCGTTGAGGATTGCCAAGTTCGTGCCAATCGGTCTCACAAGGCGCACATTTAATTGATAAGTGTAAAAACAAATCGTTACTCTAAGGATAACGGCAATGGGGAGCTGTACGGTATAGGGTTACTCCCGAAGACAGGGGAGAATTTTCCCTCTGGAGGCAAAAAATTTTCGTGGGGTATTTGGCTCTATTTGCCTGCTGGCCGGCAGGTCTAAAAAACAAAACCGCCTCACTTCGGGAGAAGTGAGGCGGTTTACATGTCATTCCAGGCCTCGTCCGTTGGATTGTCCCAAACCTTGCGCATGGAGACCAGTTGCGCATACCTCAAGGGATCTCGTTCCTGATTCTGCCGATGGGTGTGTCCAGGTAGCCGATAAAATCCAGCACCTCTCTGGCCAGGAGTGGGGGTAGGTTGCGGACCTTCATCTGAAGTTCTTCGGTAAGGCTCATGGTCATCGTTTTTCCTCCTGCTGTTTCATCCATCCCCCCTGCATGCGTCCGGTTTCATCCACGCCTTTGATGGTAAATTGGAAGGCATCGTGGGACAAAAAGTGTTCCTCGTGTTGCCAAAAGCGCGAATGACCCCGGGTTAAAGAAGGATGTCCGTGTGAAAAAGTTGGCAATATCCGACAACAGCCACAAAAAACGCCAATATCAGCTGATACTAATATTGGCGTAACTTGAAAAATAGGTTCTTTATGGTGGGAGGCACAGGGATTGAACCTGTAACCCCTGCCGTGTGAAAGAAGTGCGCCTACTGGAGAAGGCCGAGCGCACTGTTCGAAGAGAGTTTGTTCATTTGCGCCATGAGGGCGATGTTGAACTGTTGTTTGACCGTGGAACTGGCCAAGCCAGCCGAGGCCTGTCCATAATCGGTGTCTTGCATGGAGGAACGTGCGCTCTGGGTAGCCACGTTGGTGTTTTGCAGATTGGAGAGACTTGTCTCCAGGCCTGACTGGGCGCCGCCAATATCCGCCCGGCTTTGATTCAGGGTCGCAAGGCTGGTATCGATGGAAGAGATGGCGCTGGCCGCACCGGCCTGGGTGGTCAGATCCAAAGCGCCGAAGGCGCCAGAAAGGTCGGGCATGGTCAGAGAGGTCTGATCGGTCGAGCCAGAACCGGTCTGTAGGCTGATGCTTTGTCCAGCGTTGAGCAGGCTCTGGCCATTGAAGCTGGTGTTGTTGACGACATCACTGATTTGCGACTGGATCTGATCGGCCTGGGTCTGAATGTTGGCGCGATCAGCGCTGGTAAGCGTCCCATTGGCGCTTTGCACGGCCAATTCACGCAGCTGTTGCAGGCTGTCACTGATTTGTCCCATGCCGGAATCGGCAACCTGGGTCAGGGAAAGTCCATCGTTGATATTCCCAATCGCCTGGC
It contains:
- a CDS encoding flagellin FliC — encoded protein: MAFSIQDSTGQGMINLLGSSKTKMSSLFRQMASGSRVSQAQDGPALLGIISGMTSEIRGNSQAIGNINDGLSLTQVADSGMGQISDSLQQLRELAVQSANGTLTSADRANIQTQADQIQSQISDVVNNTSFNGQSLLNAGQSISLQTGSGSTDQTSLTMPDLSGAFGALDLTTQAGAASAISSIDTSLATLNQSRADIGGAQSGLETSLSNLQNTNVATQSARSSMQDTDYGQASAGLASSTVKQQFNIALMAQMNKLSSNSALGLLQ